A stretch of the Camarhynchus parvulus chromosome 4, STF_HiC, whole genome shotgun sequence genome encodes the following:
- the SPRY1 gene encoding protein sprouty homolog 1, translating to MEPQSQHGSGGSLVVIQQPSLDSRQRLDYDRDCQPATILSLDQIKAIRGSNEYTEGPSVVKKPAPRTAPRQEKHERTHEIIPINVNNNYEHRPGQVGHVAHQQNARAPVLSRSTSTGSAASSGSNSSASSEQGLLGRSPPSRPGSGHRAERTIRAQPKQSALIVDDLKGPLKEDLTQHKFICERCGKCKCGECTAPRALPSCLACNRQCLCSAESMVEYGTCMCLVKGIFYHCSNDDEGDSYADNPCSCSQSHCCSRYLCMGAMSLFLPCLLCYPPAKGCLKLCRGCYDRVNRPGCRCKNSNTVYCKLESCPSRGQGKPS from the coding sequence ATGGAGCCCCAAAGTCAGCACGGCAGCGGCGGCTCCCTGGTGGTGATTCAGCAGCCCTCCCTGGACAGCCGGCAGCGCTTGGACTATGACAGGGACTGCCAGCCCGCCACCATCTTGTCACTGGACCAGATCAAGGCCATCAGGGGCAGCAACGAATACACCGAGGGGCCGTCAGTGGTGAAGAAGCCGGCCCCGCGGACGGCGCCGAGGCAGGAGAAGCACGAGAGGACTCACGAGATTATACCGATTAATGTGAATAACAACTACGAGCACAGGCCCGGCCAGGTGGGGCACGTGGCCCATCAGCAGAACGCCAGGGCTCCCGTGCTGAGCCGCTCCACCAGCacgggcagcgctgccagctCCGGCAGCAACAGCAGCGCCTCCTCGGAGCAAGGGCTGCTGGGGCGCTCGCCACCCTCCCGGCCGGGCTCCGGCCACAGAGCCGAGCGGACGATCCGGGCGCAGCCCAAGCAGTCGGCGCTGATCGTGGACGATCTGAAGGGGCCTCTGAAAGAGGACTTGACGCAGCACAAGTTCATCTGCGAGCGGTGCGGGAAGTGCAAGTGCGGGGAGTGCACGGCGCCGCgggccctgccctcctgcctggcctGCAACCGGCAGTGCCTGTGCTCGGCCGAGAGCATGGTGGAGTACGGCACCTGCATGTGCCTGGTCAAAGGCATCTTCTACCACTGTTCCAACGATGACGAAGGGGACTCGTACGCGGAtaatccctgctcctgctcccagtcACATTGCTGTTCTAGGTACCTGTGCATGGGAGCCATGTCCTTGTTCCTGCCTTGCTTGCTCTGCTACCCTCCGGCCAAAGGATGTCTAAAACTCTGCCGAGGGTGCTACGACCGCGTCAATCGTCCGGGCTGCCGGTGCAAGAACTCCAACACGGTCTATTGTAAACTGGAGAGCTGCCCCTCCCGGGGTCAGGGCAAGCCCTCATGA